Proteins encoded by one window of Lathyrus oleraceus cultivar Zhongwan6 chromosome 1, CAAS_Psat_ZW6_1.0, whole genome shotgun sequence:
- the LOC127106307 gene encoding basic blue protein, translating into MGEGRGSVGSTSVITMILLFMFVFHPNLIHAETFTVGDAKGWSFGVQNWPTGKTFKAGDTLVFNYVPPMHNVVKVNETNFNSCVAQPLSGSVIFKSGADKITLVKGSNFFLCGVGTHCGAGMKIAVNAK; encoded by the exons ATGGGTGAGGGAAGAGGCAGTGTAGGTAGCACAAGCGTTATTACAATGATTCTATTGTTTATGTTTGTGTTTCATCCTAATTTGATTCATGCAGAAACGTTCACTGTTGGTGATGCCAAAGGTTGGTCCTTTGGTGTTCAAAACTGGCCTACAGGAAAAACTTTCAAAGCAGGAGATACACTTG TATTTAATTACGTTCCTCCCATGCACAACGTGGTGAAAGTGAACGAGACTAATTTCAATTCATGTGTGGCTCAACCTCTAAGTGGATCAGTAATTTTTAAATCTGGAGCGGATAAAATTACACTTGTTAAGGGATCCAACTTCTTCTTATGTGGTGTTGGCACTCACTGTGGTGCTGGAATGAAAATTGCAGTTAATGCTAAATAA